A stretch of DNA from Chloroflexota bacterium:
ATCACCGAAATCTGAGGAACCACTCCCGAGTAGAGGGTATTTCGAGCAAAGATCTCACCGTAGCCCTTAAGGCTGTCCACCCCCTCCTGAATTCGCGCTCCGCCCGAATCAAGCAAGCCAACGCAGGGAGCCCCATTCTTAGCTGCCAGGTCCATCACCTTGCAGATTTTCTCTGACGCTACCAGTGACAGCGTGCCACCAATCACCGTGAAATCCTGGGAATAGACATAGGCCATCCTGCCATCAATCTTGCCGTAGCCGGTAACTACGGAATCCCCCAGGAATCTTTGTTCATCCAGGCCGAATTCGCTCGAACGATGAGTAACGAAGCAATCCAACTCCTCAAAGGTACCGCGATCGAAAAGGAGGTTGATCCTCTCCCTGGCGGTAAGTTTACCCTTAGCGTGCTGGGCTTCGATGCGCTTGACACCCCCGCCCTGCTTTGCCTGTTCCCTGAGCTTGGCAAGGTTTTCTACTTTCTTTTCAATTGGTTCAATAGCCATTTCTGATCCAAAACCCCCTTCCCCATCAGATTTCCCAGAAGCCTCTGCTCAGGACAGTTGAGACAGCCTTTGCTTTATCTTTTCCAGCCTGCCCTCAGAATCGAGGAGCTTCTCTCGCTCTTTTTCTATTACCGAAGACGGCGCTTTACTCATGAAAGAATCATCACCAAGTCTAGCCTTAAGGCCGGTTATCCTGGCCTGCAGAGACTCCTTTTCCTTTTCCAGGCGCCGCCTTTCTGATTCCAGGTCAACCATCATGGGCAGGATGATTTCAACATCCTTCAACACCAGTACTGTAGCACCTTGCGGACTCCCTCCACTCTTTTCCTGATAACCCAGAATAGCCAGGGGTTGTACTCGAGCCAGGGTTTCAATGGCCTGGCGGTGGGGCTCGATGGCTGACTTATTCACGGCATAGATCTGGGCTGCGATCCATCGAGCGGACTCAACCCTGGACTCGGCCCGTGCATTGCGAATACTGTGGATCACATCAATAACCGTCCCCATCTCCTCCTCTGCCTGGGTATCGATGGCCCCTCGGGCAGCAGGATAGGCAGCGATCATAATAGAATCAGGCCTGGCTTCATCCTGCGGAAGGTGTGAAACCAGCGTCTGCCATATCTCTTCAGTAATGAAGGGCATAAAGGGATGGGCCAGCCTCAGAGAGGTTTCCAGGGTGTCAAACAAGACGGGGATGGGTGACGGCAAACTCCCATCGCGAAGGCGGATCTTCGCCAGCTCGATATACCAATCACAGAATTCTCCCCACAGAAAGTCATGGACCTGTGTTTCGGCCTCACCAAACTGGAAGTCTTCCAGCAGCTTGTTCACTTTGGCTACCAGCCGATCCAGGCGGCTCAGAATCCATCGGTCTTCTACCGGCAGTCCGGGTTGCAGTGTCACCTCTTCCATCTGTGGCGGCAGGCTCCTTATTACAAATCTGGCTGCATTCCACAGTTTGTTGGCGAAGTTGCGAGATGACTCCAGCTTCTGGCTGCTTATCTGGACGTCGTTCCCCGGCGCAGTGCCGGTCGTAACCGCGAAGCGCAGGGCATCAGCACCATAAGCATCAATTGCCGTCACAGGGTTGATGACATTCCCTTTCATCTTGCTCATCTTCTCCCCTTTCTCGTCCCTCACCAGGCCATGAAGGTAGACCCAGCGAAAGGGGATATCGCCCGTATTCTCAATACCCATCATGATCATCCTGGCTACCCAGAAGAAAAGGATATCATAACCTGTTTCCATCACAGTGGTAGGATAAAAATATCGGAAGTCCTCCGTATCCTCAGGCCAGCCCAGGGTGGAGTGAGGCCAGAGTCCGGAACTGAACCAGGTATCAAGAATATCCGACTCCTGATAGATATTGGTTGAGCCACAATGAGCGCATTCCCCGGGCTGATCGACAGTAACCGTGGGTTGGCCGCAGGCTTCACAATACCATACCGGGATCCGGTGACCCCACCAAAGCTGGCGGCTGATGCACCAATCACGGATACTCTCCATCCAGTGCAAATAGACCTTGGTGAATTGCTCAGGGATGATGGTTATCCGTCCTTCCCTCACAGCCTTAACAGCCGGTTCGGCTAAGGGCTGAGTTTTGACGAACCACTGCCGACTGGCCCAGGGTTCAACGATGGTGCCGCACCGGGTACAGTGCCCTACGGACTGAAGATGTGGTTCAATCTTCAGCAGGAGCCCGTCCTTCTCCAGCCGGGCCAGCAAGGCTTTGCGGCAATCGAAACGGTCGTATCCATCATAAGGCCCTGCTTCCTTATTCAGGGTAGCATCGGCGTTTAATATGTTTACCGAAGGCAGTTTATGCCGCTGGGCCATCTCAAAATCCACGGGGTCATGAGAGGGAGTAACCTTCAGTGCGCCTGTACCAAAGGCCGTGTCCACAGCTTCATCAGCGATAACCGGTATGGGGCGGGAGATCACGGGAATGGCCACACTCTTGCCTACCAGGCTGCTGAAACGCTTGTCGGCAGGATTGACCGCCACAGCAGTATCGCCGAACATGGTCTCGGGACGAGTGGTGGCTACAGTGACGTGGCCCGGCTCACCAACCACGGGGTAGTTGATGTAATAAAGATGCCCTTCTATCTCTCGATGTTCCGTTTCCAGGTCGGAGAGCGCCGTCCGGCAGCGGGGACACCAGTTGATAATCCGCTCCCCTCGATAGATAAGTCCCTTCTCGTATAGACGAACAAAAGTGGTGGCCACCGCACGGCTGGGCTTCTCATCCATAGTGAACATCTCCCTGGTCCAATCGCAG
This window harbors:
- a CDS encoding valine--tRNA ligase codes for the protein MSVKGIDQAEQLPKAYEPGQVEGRIYEFWSRKGYFTPRIDRNRKPFTIIMPPPNVTGELHLGHALVATIEDIMVRWHRMKGEEALWLPGVDHASIAVHVVLERQLAAEGSTRFDLGREKFLQRAWQWANKCRETVREQHRRMGASCDWTREMFTMDEKPSRAVATTFVRLYEKGLIYRGERIINWCPRCRTALSDLETEHREIEGHLYYINYPVVGEPGHVTVATTRPETMFGDTAVAVNPADKRFSSLVGKSVAIPVISRPIPVIADEAVDTAFGTGALKVTPSHDPVDFEMAQRHKLPSVNILNADATLNKEAGPYDGYDRFDCRKALLARLEKDGLLLKIEPHLQSVGHCTRCGTIVEPWASRQWFVKTQPLAEPAVKAVREGRITIIPEQFTKVYLHWMESIRDWCISRQLWWGHRIPVWYCEACGQPTVTVDQPGECAHCGSTNIYQESDILDTWFSSGLWPHSTLGWPEDTEDFRYFYPTTVMETGYDILFFWVARMIMMGIENTGDIPFRWVYLHGLVRDEKGEKMSKMKGNVINPVTAIDAYGADALRFAVTTGTAPGNDVQISSQKLESSRNFANKLWNAARFVIRSLPPQMEEVTLQPGLPVEDRWILSRLDRLVAKVNKLLEDFQFGEAETQVHDFLWGEFCDWYIELAKIRLRDGSLPSPIPVLFDTLETSLRLAHPFMPFITEEIWQTLVSHLPQDEARPDSIMIAAYPAARGAIDTQAEEEMGTVIDVIHSIRNARAESRVESARWIAAQIYAVNKSAIEPHRQAIETLARVQPLAILGYQEKSGGSPQGATVLVLKDVEIILPMMVDLESERRRLEKEKESLQARITGLKARLGDDSFMSKAPSSVIEKEREKLLDSEGRLEKIKQRLSQLS